The following DNA comes from bacterium.
ATCTAATATCTTTTTACCAAGTCCTAAAGTTATTGTAAAAATAAATGCGAGCAGAATAATCTGGGAAAGTATATAGGAAAATCTCACTTGTATATTTGAATTGCTACATCAGGACAAACTAACCCACAAAAAGTACAGGATGTACATTTCTCTGGACAGGCAACCTCTGCAGGGAAAAAACCCTTTGAATTTTGCATCTTTGATATATTTAATGCTTTTCTGGAGCATACTGATATACAAAGCCCACACCCTTTGCATCTCTCCTTGTCTATAACCACGTTGGGCATAACAGAGCACCTTTTACTTATCCCGAATGCTTTCGGGATTTACTGAATGTCCACTCCACTTGAGCTTTTTCCTGAGTATTGCAAAAAAATCATTTTCAGGTAACGAAATTAATTTCAAAGTATATGGAGCTTTTTTTATAATTAGCTTATCAGGATACAGCAAGTCAAATTTAATCTGTCCATCAATCGTTAACGCTATTTTATTAGCCTCAAATATTGGCTCAACAGAAATAGAGCTTTTTTCTGAAACAATAATAGGTCTGTTAGTTAGTGTATGAGGACATATTGGAGTGATAATTATTGCTTTTAGAGCAGGATGCACAATTGGCCCTCCGGCTGAAAGAGAATAGGCCGTAGAGCCTGTCGGTGTTGATATAATTAATCCATCTGCAATATATGTGGTCACATATTGCCTATCTATCGAAGTCTCAAGTTTTAGAACTCTTGCAATTGCTTCTGTGGTTATTACTGCATCATTAAGTGCAGAGAAAGGGAAAACCCTCCCTTTTCCCTTTCTTGAAACGTATCCATTAATCAGCATCCGATTTTCAATAGAAAACTTGTTGCCTAAAACCTGCTCCAGAACTTCGTATATTCGCGAATAATTAATCTCTGTGAGAAAACCGAGTCCACCAAGATTAACCCCAAGAATTGGTATGCCTGATGATGAAACAAGCCTTGCTGCACTAAGTAGTGTTCCATCTCCACCTAAAGCAATCAAGATATCTATATTGGATAATAATTCTTCATTTTCTACGGCAAGTTTTTTATCTAAAAGCATCTCTGAGCAATCATGAGACACAAAGACTCTTATCCCTTTTTTGCCCAACCAGTTAGATAAATCCCTAGCCAGTTTTAAAGCGGATAACTTCCTAGGATT
Coding sequences within:
- a CDS encoding 4Fe-4S binding protein: MPNVVIDKERCKGCGLCISVCSRKALNISKMQNSKGFFPAEVACPEKCTSCTFCGLVCPDVAIQIYK
- a CDS encoding NAD(+)/NADH kinase translates to MVKDITRIGIVGNPRKLSALKLARDLSNWLGKKGIRVFVSHDCSEMLLDKKLAVENEELLSNIDILIALGGDGTLLSAARLVSSSGIPILGVNLGGLGFLTEINYSRIYEVLEQVLGNKFSIENRMLINGYVSRKGKGRVFPFSALNDAVITTEAIARVLKLETSIDRQYVTTYIADGLIISTPTGSTAYSLSAGGPIVHPALKAIIITPICPHTLTNRPIIVSEKSSISVEPIFEANKIALTIDGQIKFDLLYPDKLIIKKAPYTLKLISLPENDFFAILRKKLKWSGHSVNPESIRDK